The Micromonospora sp. NBC_01740 genome includes a window with the following:
- a CDS encoding YjbQ family protein, protein MRSEVITVQTGARPTVRDITAEAERFVSGQGDGLLHVFVPHATAGLAIIETGSGSDDDLLAALDDLLPTDDRWRHRHGSPGHGRDHVLPAFVPPYATLPVVDGRLALGTWQSVCLVDSNGDNPTRTVRFSFLPG, encoded by the coding sequence ATGCGCAGTGAGGTGATCACCGTCCAGACCGGGGCCCGGCCGACCGTCCGGGACATCACGGCGGAGGCCGAGCGGTTCGTCTCCGGGCAGGGCGACGGCCTGCTGCACGTCTTCGTGCCACACGCCACCGCCGGGTTGGCGATCATCGAGACCGGCTCGGGGTCCGACGACGACCTGCTGGCCGCGCTCGACGACCTGCTTCCCACCGACGACCGGTGGCGGCACCGGCACGGCTCGCCCGGCCACGGGCGCGACCACGTCCTGCCGGCGTTCGTCCCCCCGTACGCGACGCTGCCGGTCGTCGACGGCCGGCTGGCGTTGGGCACCTGGCAGTCGGTCTGCCTGGTCGACTCCAACGGCGACAACCCCACCCGGACCGTCCGCTTCTCGTTTCTCCCCGGCTGA
- the aceE gene encoding pyruvate dehydrogenase (acetyl-transferring), homodimeric type: MATERKRPVITAGLPSQLPDIDPEETSEWVESLDGVIDERGTKRARYVMLRLLERARERQVGVPSLTTTDYINTIPPEHEPWFPGDEHVERRIRAYVRWNAAMLVHRAQRPEIGVGGHISTFASSASLYEVGFNHFFRGKNHPGGGDHIFYQGHASPGMYARAFLEGRLTEHQLDGFRQELSHPGGGLPSYPHPRLMPDFWEFPTVSMGLGGLNAIYQARFNRYLHHRGIKDTSDQHVWAYLGDGEMDEPETLGAIGVAAREELDNLTFVINCNLQRLDGPVRGNGKVMQELEAFFRGAGWNVIKVVWGREWDPLLAADTDGALVNLMNTTPDGDYQTYKAESGAYVREHFFGRDQRTRKMVEDLSDDEIWNLKRGGHDYRKLYAAYKAAMEHTGQPTVILAKTIKGWTLGSHFEGRNATHQMKKLTLEDLKTFRDRLYLDIPDKALEDNPYLPPYYTPGEKSDEIAYLKERRQQLGGYLPSRRSGQKRLAIPGPERFADVKRGSGKQKVATTMAFVRLLKDVMKDKEFGKRWVPIIPDEARTFGMDSLFPTQKIYSPHGQRYTSVDRELFLSYKESTGGQILHEGINEAGSVASFTAAGSAYATHDEPMIPMYIFYSMFGFQRTADGLWAAADQMARGFLLGATAGRTTLNGEGLQHEDGHSLLIAATNPAVVAYDPAFAFEIAHIVENGLHRMYGEAQENVFYYLTIYNEPILQPAEPEGVDVEGLLKGIYRYSPAPSVGDDAPKANVLASGTGMQWAIKAQQLLAQDWGVAADVWSVTSWTELRRDAVQCEEHNLLNPGAEQRVPYIQQKLADAEGPKVAVSDWMRAVPDLIARWVPGDYTSLGTDGFGMSDTRHALRRHFHVDAESVVVATLRQLALRGAVPASVPAEAAKKYAIEDVNAAPVGETGGDS; this comes from the coding sequence GTGGCTACGGAACGCAAGCGCCCGGTGATCACCGCTGGTCTGCCGAGCCAGCTTCCGGACATCGACCCTGAAGAGACCAGCGAATGGGTCGAGTCGCTCGACGGTGTCATCGACGAGCGCGGGACAAAGCGCGCCCGCTACGTCATGCTGCGCCTGCTGGAGCGGGCCCGCGAGCGCCAGGTCGGGGTGCCGTCGCTGACCACCACCGACTACATCAACACCATCCCGCCGGAGCACGAGCCGTGGTTCCCGGGTGACGAGCACGTGGAACGGCGGATCCGGGCGTACGTCCGGTGGAACGCGGCCATGCTGGTGCACCGGGCGCAGCGCCCCGAGATCGGCGTCGGTGGGCACATCTCCACCTTCGCCAGCTCGGCCTCGCTCTACGAGGTGGGCTTCAACCACTTCTTCCGGGGCAAGAACCACCCGGGCGGCGGCGACCACATCTTCTACCAGGGCCACGCCTCGCCCGGCATGTACGCGCGGGCGTTCCTGGAGGGGCGGCTGACCGAGCACCAGCTCGACGGGTTCCGCCAGGAGCTGTCGCACCCGGGCGGCGGCCTGCCGTCGTACCCGCACCCGCGGCTCATGCCGGACTTCTGGGAGTTCCCCACGGTCTCGATGGGCCTGGGCGGGCTGAACGCGATCTACCAGGCGCGGTTCAACCGCTACCTGCACCACCGGGGCATCAAGGACACCTCGGACCAGCACGTGTGGGCCTACCTGGGCGACGGCGAGATGGACGAGCCGGAGACGCTCGGCGCGATCGGCGTGGCCGCCCGCGAGGAGCTGGACAACCTCACCTTCGTGATCAACTGCAACCTCCAGCGGCTCGACGGGCCGGTGCGCGGCAACGGCAAGGTCATGCAGGAGCTGGAGGCGTTCTTCCGGGGCGCCGGCTGGAACGTCATCAAGGTGGTCTGGGGCCGGGAGTGGGACCCGCTGCTCGCCGCGGACACCGACGGCGCGCTGGTCAACCTGATGAACACCACGCCCGACGGTGACTACCAGACCTACAAGGCGGAGTCCGGGGCGTACGTCCGGGAGCACTTCTTCGGCCGCGACCAGCGGACCCGCAAGATGGTCGAGGACCTCAGCGACGACGAGATCTGGAACCTCAAGCGGGGCGGGCACGACTACCGCAAGCTCTACGCGGCCTACAAGGCGGCGATGGAGCACACCGGTCAGCCGACCGTCATCCTGGCCAAGACGATCAAGGGCTGGACGCTGGGCTCGCACTTCGAGGGCCGCAACGCCACCCACCAGATGAAGAAGCTGACGCTGGAGGACCTCAAGACCTTCCGCGACCGGCTCTACCTGGACATCCCGGACAAGGCGCTGGAGGACAACCCCTACCTGCCGCCGTACTACACGCCGGGCGAGAAGTCCGACGAGATCGCGTACCTCAAGGAGCGGCGCCAGCAGCTCGGCGGCTACCTGCCGTCGCGGCGCTCGGGCCAGAAGCGGCTGGCCATCCCCGGCCCGGAGCGCTTCGCCGACGTCAAGCGCGGCTCGGGCAAGCAGAAGGTGGCCACCACGATGGCCTTCGTCCGCCTGCTCAAGGACGTGATGAAGGACAAGGAGTTCGGCAAGCGCTGGGTGCCGATCATCCCGGACGAGGCCCGCACCTTCGGCATGGACTCGCTCTTCCCCACGCAGAAGATCTACTCGCCGCACGGCCAGCGCTACACCTCGGTCGACCGGGAGCTGTTCCTGTCGTACAAGGAGTCCACCGGCGGGCAGATCCTGCACGAGGGGATCAACGAGGCCGGCTCGGTCGCCTCGTTCACGGCGGCGGGCTCGGCGTACGCCACGCACGACGAGCCGATGATCCCGATGTACATCTTCTACTCGATGTTCGGGTTCCAGCGCACCGCCGACGGGCTGTGGGCCGCCGCGGACCAGATGGCCCGGGGCTTCCTGCTCGGCGCCACCGCCGGCCGGACCACGCTCAACGGTGAGGGGCTCCAGCACGAGGACGGCCACTCGCTGTTGATCGCCGCCACCAATCCGGCGGTGGTCGCGTACGACCCGGCGTTCGCGTTCGAGATCGCGCACATCGTGGAGAACGGCCTGCACCGGATGTACGGCGAGGCGCAGGAGAACGTCTTCTACTACCTGACGATCTACAACGAGCCGATCCTCCAGCCAGCGGAGCCGGAGGGCGTGGACGTGGAGGGGCTGCTCAAGGGCATCTACCGCTACTCCCCCGCCCCGTCGGTGGGCGACGACGCGCCGAAGGCCAACGTGCTCGCCTCGGGCACGGGCATGCAGTGGGCGATCAAGGCGCAGCAGCTGCTGGCCCAGGACTGGGGCGTGGCCGCCGACGTCTGGTCGGTGACCTCCTGGACGGAGCTGCGCCGCGACGCGGTGCAGTGCGAGGAGCACAACCTGCTCAACCCGGGCGCGGAGCAGCGGGTGCCGTACATCCAGCAGAAGCTGGCCGACGCCGAGGGCCCGAAGGTCGCGGTCAGCGACTGGATGCGCGCGGTGCCGGACCTGATCGCCCGCTGGGTGCCCGGCGACTACACCTCGCTCGGCACGGACGGGTTCGGCATGTCCGACACCCGGCACGCCCTGCGCCGGCACTTCCACGTCGACGCCGAGTCGGTGGTGGTCGCGACGCTGCGGCAGCTCGCCCTGCGCGGCGCGGTACCGGCCAGCGTGCCGGCCGAGGCGGCCAAGAAGTACGCCATCGAGGACGTGAACGCGGCCCCGGTCGGCGAGACCGGCGGCGACAGCTAG
- a CDS encoding SRPBCC family protein — translation MILVERSAHVMAPVEAVWDVVQRAEQLPAWLAGVRAAEVLSGEGFGRRQLVQAGRGAAHEAEVIAYQAPTLIGWRERAKGAGARAEARTEIYVQLTVDEEEGGTIVRLIVVRWPAGPVKAALLRLGLRRVGADLEDSLARLTDLAAVG, via the coding sequence ATGATCCTCGTGGAACGCAGTGCGCACGTGATGGCGCCAGTGGAAGCGGTCTGGGACGTCGTGCAGCGGGCCGAGCAGTTGCCGGCCTGGCTGGCGGGGGTCCGTGCGGCCGAGGTGCTCTCGGGAGAGGGCTTCGGGCGCCGACAACTCGTCCAGGCCGGACGTGGCGCCGCGCATGAGGCCGAGGTGATCGCCTATCAGGCGCCGACCCTGATCGGCTGGCGCGAACGCGCCAAGGGCGCCGGTGCCCGGGCGGAGGCGCGCACCGAGATCTACGTCCAGCTCACCGTGGACGAGGAGGAGGGCGGGACGATCGTGCGGCTCATCGTCGTACGCTGGCCGGCCGGTCCGGTCAAGGCCGCCCTGCTCCGCCTCGGCCTGCGCAGGGTCGGCGCCGACCTGGAGGACTCGCTCGCCCGGCTGACCGATCTGGCCGCCGTCGGCTGA